The following DNA comes from bacterium.
TGCGCCCCGAACCGGCTTCCCGTGAGGTAAAACGAGTGGATCTCGGTGCGCGCCTCGCGCTCTCGCTGCCGGAAGCCGCGCGCGCACTCGGCGTCTCCGAACGCCACCTGCGTTCCGTCCTGCCGGAGCTACCGCACGTGCACCTGGGTGCCCGCGTGTTGGTCCCTGTG
Coding sequences within:
- a CDS encoding helix-turn-helix domain-containing protein, which codes for MSGERSAALVRPEPASREVKRVDLGARLALSLPEAARALGVSERHLRSVLPELPHVHLGARVLVPVDALREWLESKAVGERAASERLAQEIVRELEK